The Lycium ferocissimum isolate CSIRO_LF1 chromosome 10, AGI_CSIRO_Lferr_CH_V1, whole genome shotgun sequence genome window below encodes:
- the LOC132032746 gene encoding E3 ubiquitin-protein ligase SINAT2-like, whose protein sequence is MAPGGSNYQDIGDSRSAYSDYGIAPESAEFKNSPFRKSTAVISGKHGAGSNSAVHELLECPVCMNPMYPPIHQCPNGHTLCVKCKSKVHVCPICRHELGNIRCLALEKIAESLELPCRYQIFGCQDIFTYHTRLRHEQNCRFRPYNCPYAGSECAVTGDIPYLVAHLKDDHKVDMHDGCTFNHRYVKSNPQEVENATWMLTVFNCFGHQFCLHFEAFNLGLAPVYMAFLRFMGDDDDAKRFSYSLEVGGFGRKLTWQGVPRSIRDSHKTVRDSLDGLIIQRSMALFFSGGDRKELKLKVAGRIWREPL, encoded by the exons atggCTCCCGGAGGCAGCAATTACCAGGATATTGGTGATTCCCGAAGTGCATATTCCGACTATGGTATTGCACCAGAAAGTGCTGAATTCAAAAACTCCCCTTTTAGAAAATCCACGGCTGTTATCAGTGGGAAGCATGGAGCGGGATCTAATAGTGCTGTTCATGAACTACTTGAATGCCCTGTGTGTATGAATCCAATGTACCCGCCAATTCACCAG TGTCCAAACGGCCACACATTATGCGTGAAGTGCAAGTCGAAAGTACATGTATGTCCAATTTGCCGCCATGAGCTTGGAAACATAAGATGTCTAGCACTGGAGAAAATTGCCGAGTCACTAGAATTGCCATGCCGATACCAAATTTTTGGCTGTCAAGATATATTCACTTATCATACTAGGCTTCGACATGAGCAGAACTGCAGATTTCGACCGTATAATTGCCCATATGCAGGATCTGAATGCGCTGTTACTGGTGATATTCCGTACCTCGTTGCAcacttaaaagatgatcacaaAGTTGACATGCATGATGGGTGTACCTTCAATCATCGTTATGTCAAATCTAATCCTCAAGAAGTTGAGAATGCTACATGGATGTTGACG GTTTTCAATTGTTTCGGTCACCAGTTTTGCCTGCACTTTGAGGCTTTCAACCTTGGATTGGCACCGGTATACATGGCATTCCTTCGTTTTATGGGCGATGACGATGATGCAAAAAGATTTAGTTATAGTCTTGAAGTAGGTGGATTTGGCAGAAAGTTAACATGGCAAGGAGTACCGAGGAGTATCCGTGATAGTCATAAAACTGTCCGAGACAGTTTAGACGGGCTGATTATTCAGAGGAGTATGGCGCTTTTCTTCTCTGGTGGTGACAGGAAGGAGCTGAAGCTAAAAGTAGCTGGGCGTATTTGGCGAGAGCCATTGTAA